A DNA window from Flavisolibacter ginsenosidimutans contains the following coding sequences:
- the coaBC gene encoding bifunctional phosphopantothenoylcysteine decarboxylase/phosphopantothenate--cysteine ligase CoaBC yields MKGKKIVLGITGSIAAYKLPLLVRLFVKAGADVKVVMTPAATDFVSKLVLATLSKNEVQVDLFKEDTWANHVQLGRWADAMLIAPLSCNTLSKMACGTCDNLLLASYLSATCPVIVAPAMDEDMWHHPATKANLKTIEAAGCTIIPVGFGELASGLIGDGRMAEPEDIFNFLQTFFAKQNSLKGKKALVTAGPTYEAIDPVRFIGNHSSGKMGIAIAEELQRRGAEVTLVYGPVSASVKNNGIHCISVTSAEEMYQACSAVNYDIAVMAAAVADYTPVKVSDKKIKKSDGVLNLTLKRTKDILASLGSTKRNEQTLVGFALETDNEKESALRKLKEKNADLIVLNSLRDEGAGFGHDTNKATFYFRDGCQKSLSLKSKAALATDLVDTITEMIK; encoded by the coding sequence ATGAAAGGAAAAAAAATTGTTCTGGGTATAACCGGTAGCATTGCGGCTTACAAGTTGCCTTTGCTTGTGCGACTATTTGTAAAAGCCGGTGCGGATGTAAAAGTTGTGATGACGCCGGCGGCCACCGATTTTGTTTCGAAGTTGGTGCTGGCAACGCTTTCAAAGAACGAAGTACAGGTTGATCTTTTTAAGGAAGATACCTGGGCCAATCATGTGCAATTGGGCCGATGGGCCGATGCAATGTTGATTGCGCCGCTCAGTTGCAACACGCTAAGCAAGATGGCCTGCGGCACCTGCGACAATCTTTTGCTGGCTTCTTATCTGTCCGCAACCTGCCCGGTCATTGTTGCACCGGCCATGGACGAAGACATGTGGCATCATCCTGCTACAAAGGCTAATTTGAAAACGATAGAAGCGGCCGGATGTACAATTATCCCTGTTGGTTTCGGCGAGCTGGCAAGCGGCTTAATCGGCGATGGTCGCATGGCTGAACCCGAAGACATTTTTAATTTCCTGCAAACCTTCTTTGCCAAACAAAATAGCCTGAAGGGGAAAAAAGCATTAGTGACGGCTGGTCCCACATACGAAGCCATTGATCCGGTACGTTTTATTGGCAATCATTCCTCAGGCAAAATGGGAATTGCGATTGCCGAAGAATTGCAGCGAAGAGGCGCCGAAGTAACGCTGGTTTACGGTCCGGTTTCCGCTTCGGTAAAGAACAACGGCATTCATTGTATTTCCGTTACATCGGCCGAAGAAATGTATCAAGCCTGCAGTGCGGTTAACTACGACATAGCAGTGATGGCTGCTGCTGTAGCCGACTATACACCGGTCAAGGTGTCCGATAAAAAAATTAAAAAAAGCGACGGAGTGCTAAACTTGACATTAAAACGCACAAAGGATATTTTAGCTTCGTTGGGCAGTACAAAACGCAACGAGCAAACACTTGTTGGCTTTGCGCTTGAGACGGACAACGAAAAAGAAAGCGCCTTAAGAAAACTGAAAGAAAAAAATGCCGATCTGATTGTGCTGAATTCACTTCGCGACGAAGGCGCTGGCTTTGGGCACGACACCAATAAAGCAACGTTTTACTTTCGCGATGGCTGCCAGAAAAGCTTGTCGCTCAAAAGCAAAGCCGCGCTGGCTACGGATCTTGTTGACACAATAACCGAAATGATAAAATGA
- a CDS encoding outer membrane protein assembly factor BamD — MKFSLACFAVLILAGCSSLNKVLKNPDPHYKLRMAEQYYAKKKYSQAQQVYEDIMPYFRGQPEFEDIFYKYAYTAYYEKDYMNAENLFKNYLEVFSNGPRSEEIDYMRAYTFFKQSPKAALDQTPTLKAIGMFQTFINTHLGSARNKDATAIIDQLREKLEVKDRNAAQLYYDIGQFRAAAVAFNTMLNQYADTPNADQYKLMAIKSYFRFAELSVEDKKAERFEKVIEEANDFMDRFPESPLAKEVKEYVTKSQNNLKIYTNEPAKTTT, encoded by the coding sequence ATGAAGTTTTCTCTTGCCTGTTTCGCCGTTCTTATCTTGGCCGGTTGCAGTTCGCTCAACAAGGTTTTGAAAAACCCCGATCCGCACTATAAACTCCGGATGGCCGAGCAATACTATGCGAAGAAGAAATATTCTCAGGCACAACAGGTTTACGAAGACATCATGCCTTATTTCCGCGGCCAGCCTGAATTTGAGGATATCTTTTATAAATATGCTTACACAGCATACTACGAGAAAGATTACATGAACGCCGAAAACCTGTTTAAAAATTACCTTGAGGTATTTTCAAATGGGCCACGTTCGGAGGAGATAGATTACATGCGGGCCTATACCTTTTTTAAACAATCGCCCAAGGCAGCATTGGATCAAACGCCAACCCTGAAAGCGATCGGTATGTTTCAAACCTTCATCAACACGCATCTGGGCTCGGCACGAAACAAAGATGCAACCGCTATTATTGACCAACTGCGGGAAAAATTGGAAGTTAAAGACCGCAACGCAGCCCAACTTTATTACGACATTGGCCAGTTCCGTGCCGCTGCCGTAGCTTTCAACACCATGCTGAACCAATACGCCGATACGCCAAACGCCGATCAGTATAAGCTAATGGCCATTAAATCATATTTTCGCTTTGCAGAATTGAGCGTGGAAGACAAGAAAGCAGAGCGTTTTGAAAAAGTAATTGAAGAAGCCAATGACTTTATGGACCGCTTTCCCGAAAGTCCTTTGGCGAAAGAAGTAAAAGAGTACGTAACAAAATCGCAAAACAATTTAAAAATTTATACAAATGAGCCTGCTAAGACGACAACTTAG
- the gap gene encoding type I glyceraldehyde-3-phosphate dehydrogenase, whose protein sequence is MSVKVAINGFGRIGRLVFRQIHDMEGIEVVAINDLTSPAVLAHLLKYDSAQGRFNQDVKSTENSISVNGEEIKIYAQKDPAQIPWRQHNVDVVLECTGFFTDKAKAEAHLKAGAKKVVISAPATGDLKTIVFNVNHDILDGSETIISCASCTTNCLAPMAKVLDDSYGIVAALMTTVHAYTNDQNTQDAPHPKGDLRRARAAAQNIVPNSTGAAKAIGLVLPNLKGKLDGTAQRVPTLTGSLTELTSVLGKKVTVEEVNAAMKAAANESYGYTEDEIVSSDIIGMHYGSLFDATQTKVLTVGDTQLVKSVSWYDNEMSYVSQLVRTVKHFAELIEKK, encoded by the coding sequence ATGTCAGTAAAAGTTGCCATCAACGGTTTTGGCAGAATCGGCCGCCTGGTGTTTCGCCAAATTCACGATATGGAAGGCATTGAAGTCGTTGCCATTAACGACCTTACTTCTCCCGCCGTTTTAGCCCACCTGTTGAAGTACGATTCGGCACAGGGACGTTTTAATCAAGACGTGAAATCAACCGAAAATTCGATTTCGGTAAACGGCGAAGAGATCAAGATTTATGCACAAAAAGACCCGGCCCAAATTCCCTGGAGACAGCATAACGTGGACGTGGTGCTTGAGTGTACGGGATTCTTTACGGATAAAGCAAAAGCCGAAGCGCACCTGAAGGCCGGCGCGAAAAAAGTCGTAATCTCCGCGCCTGCAACAGGCGATTTAAAGACCATTGTTTTCAACGTCAACCACGACATTCTCGACGGTTCGGAAACCATCATCTCCTGCGCTTCCTGCACCACAAACTGTTTGGCGCCGATGGCAAAAGTGCTTGACGATTCTTACGGCATTGTGGCCGCTTTGATGACAACCGTTCACGCTTATACCAACGACCAGAATACGCAAGATGCGCCGCATCCGAAAGGTGATTTGCGCAGAGCAAGAGCCGCCGCACAAAACATTGTTCCCAACAGCACGGGCGCCGCAAAAGCCATTGGTCTTGTGTTGCCGAATTTGAAAGGCAAATTGGACGGCACAGCGCAACGTGTACCGACCCTTACCGGATCACTAACCGAATTAACTTCGGTGTTGGGCAAAAAGGTCACGGTAGAAGAAGTGAACGCTGCCATGAAAGCTGCTGCTAACGAAAGCTACGGCTACACGGAAGACGAAATCGTAAGCAGCGACATCATTGGTATGCATTACGGCAGCCTGTTTGATGCCACACAAACAAAAGTGTTAACCGTTGGCGATACGCAGTTGGTAAAAAGCGTAAGCTGGTATGATAACGAGATGAGCTACGTTTCGCAGTTGGTGCGAACGGTAAAACATTTTGCCGAGTTGATTGAAAAGAAATAA
- the recJ gene encoding single-stranded-DNA-specific exonuclease RecJ translates to MREKRWRLQTANKDKAAALFKELKVHPVLCNILVQRGIETYEAAKRFFRPQLSDLHDPFLMKDMQRAVDRILHAFEQGEKILVFGDYDVDGTTAVACLYQFLKSIHPQTEFYIPHRYREGYGVSKAGIDFAADNKYNLIVSLDCGIKSVELIAYAKELCVDFIVCDHHLPDDVLPPAVAILNPKQKDCAYPYKELCGCGVGYKLITALCKALHLPDDTPHKYLDLVATAIAADIVPITGENRILAYYGLQKANRDPNFGIKALGFLSAFKKEFHITNLVFVIAPRVNAAGRMDDARKAVLMFVSETYEEALNWAEQLNDDNTNRREADTNITEEALTLLNDEVLIKRKSTVLYQPHWHKGVVGIVASRLIDHYYRPTIVLTQSGDYVAGSARSVSGFNVYEAIHQCKDLLLGYGGHFYAAGMTMEAGKVDDFSRKFEEVVEATIHPDLLVPEIVIDAEINFTDIKKSFYDILCQMEPFGPENMSPTFCARNVTNTGWSKIVKDVHLRFVVRQGHHTFTGIGFNMADKMPLLLSNHPFDLVFKIDENEFNGEKNLQLKVLDLRSSL, encoded by the coding sequence ATGCGGGAAAAACGCTGGCGATTGCAAACGGCTAATAAAGACAAGGCAGCGGCTCTTTTCAAAGAGCTAAAGGTTCATCCCGTGCTTTGCAATATCCTCGTTCAGCGTGGCATCGAAACCTACGAAGCGGCTAAAAGATTTTTCCGGCCGCAATTGTCCGATTTGCACGATCCGTTTTTAATGAAGGACATGCAAAGGGCCGTTGATCGAATTCTTCACGCCTTTGAACAAGGAGAAAAAATTTTGGTCTTTGGCGATTACGACGTGGACGGAACAACGGCCGTCGCTTGCCTTTACCAGTTCCTGAAAAGCATCCATCCGCAAACCGAATTTTACATTCCGCACCGCTACCGCGAAGGCTACGGCGTAAGCAAAGCAGGAATTGATTTTGCCGCCGACAACAAATACAACCTGATTGTTTCGCTCGACTGCGGCATCAAGTCGGTCGAGTTAATTGCTTACGCAAAAGAACTATGCGTTGACTTCATCGTTTGCGATCACCACTTGCCCGATGACGTGTTGCCGCCTGCGGTAGCTATTCTCAATCCAAAGCAAAAGGATTGCGCTTACCCTTACAAAGAATTGTGCGGTTGCGGCGTGGGCTACAAACTAATTACGGCGCTGTGCAAGGCTTTGCATCTGCCCGATGACACTCCGCATAAGTATTTGGACTTGGTGGCAACGGCCATTGCGGCGGACATTGTTCCAATTACCGGCGAAAACCGCATTCTGGCTTATTATGGTTTGCAGAAAGCCAACCGTGATCCAAACTTCGGCATAAAGGCATTGGGCTTTTTGAGTGCCTTTAAAAAAGAATTTCACATCACCAATTTGGTCTTCGTTATTGCGCCGCGGGTAAATGCGGCTGGCCGTATGGATGATGCCCGCAAAGCAGTGCTGATGTTTGTATCGGAAACCTATGAAGAAGCGTTGAACTGGGCCGAACAATTGAACGACGACAATACCAACCGCCGCGAAGCCGATACCAACATCACCGAAGAAGCACTGACCTTGCTTAACGATGAAGTTTTAATCAAACGAAAAAGTACCGTGCTTTACCAACCGCACTGGCACAAAGGCGTTGTCGGCATTGTTGCGTCAAGATTGATTGATCATTACTATCGTCCCACCATTGTACTCACGCAGAGTGGCGATTATGTGGCCGGTTCCGCCCGCAGCGTTTCGGGCTTTAATGTGTACGAGGCCATTCACCAATGCAAAGATTTACTGCTTGGCTACGGCGGCCATTTTTACGCCGCAGGAATGACGATGGAAGCCGGCAAGGTGGATGACTTTTCGCGAAAGTTTGAAGAGGTAGTTGAGGCCACCATTCACCCTGATCTGTTGGTTCCCGAAATTGTGATTGATGCCGAGATCAATTTTACCGACATCAAAAAATCATTTTACGACATTCTTTGCCAGATGGAACCCTTTGGCCCCGAGAACATGTCACCTACTTTTTGTGCCCGCAACGTAACGAATACGGGCTGGAGCAAAATTGTAAAAGACGTGCATCTGCGGTTCGTAGTCAGGCAAGGCCACCACACATTTACCGGCATTGGTTTTAATATGGCCGACAAGATGCCGTTGCTTCTTTCGAACCACCCGTTTGACCTTGTTTTTAAGATTGACGAAAATGAATTCAACGGCGAAAAAAACCTGCAGCTAAAAGTTCTGGATCTAAGATCAAGCCTTTAA
- a CDS encoding OmpA family protein codes for MASKKYSFIAGVLCLLVSTGFAQKTSPSGSGYDVTDSSVIPTRSLPQQQEFMQGTYNYPAKPRNMWEVGIKGGSFMVSGDVPAKFPGIGFGAHIRKALGYVFSLRLEYMYAIGKGLNWNSSTNFGNNPAWINTGYVRNGTNKVFYNYRTNVQDLALEGLVTLNNIRFHKAKSGISIYGLAGIGATTYDTKVNALDANGKTYQALFNGITNANNYKDRKNVKDQLKNGMDDTYETPAENDGARRPKLFGRTLLPVGHVGAGVAFKLSNRINLALEERYTITRSDLLDGQRWAEQTTGQPVLTSDYDSYNYLTLGLNFNIGAKAVEPLWWLNPLDYAYQEIRKPRLMILPKPVLPDTDGDGVTDQFDQEVTPQGCPVDAHGVSLDTDGDGVPDCRDKEKITPTACQPVDADGVGKCPVACPDSTCPGWNKPADCAAALGSLPSLTFKGSAKTLNNDQRSMLAGVAATLRNNPNCRINILDYCTGNKSKMGVGQSRAEAVRSYLVEREGISADRITIMTGQEGGECGTIDIKGAQ; via the coding sequence ATGGCAAGCAAAAAGTACTCTTTTATAGCAGGTGTGTTATGCCTGTTAGTCTCCACCGGGTTCGCCCAGAAAACATCCCCCAGCGGCTCGGGTTACGACGTTACTGATTCATCTGTTATTCCCACTAGATCTCTACCGCAGCAACAGGAATTCATGCAAGGCACGTACAACTACCCGGCAAAGCCTCGTAACATGTGGGAAGTTGGTATAAAAGGCGGTTCGTTTATGGTAAGTGGCGACGTTCCCGCTAAATTTCCCGGTATCGGTTTTGGTGCGCACATCAGAAAAGCATTGGGTTATGTTTTCTCGCTGCGCTTAGAGTACATGTATGCCATCGGCAAGGGTTTGAACTGGAACTCTTCTACAAACTTTGGCAACAACCCAGCTTGGATTAACACCGGTTATGTGCGCAACGGTACCAACAAAGTTTTTTATAACTACAGAACCAACGTTCAGGACCTGGCTTTGGAAGGTTTGGTTACTTTGAACAACATCCGCTTTCACAAAGCAAAATCGGGCATTAGCATTTACGGTCTTGCAGGCATTGGCGCCACTACGTATGATACGAAAGTGAATGCACTGGATGCCAACGGAAAAACGTATCAAGCTCTTTTCAATGGCATTACCAACGCGAACAATTACAAAGACAGAAAGAACGTAAAAGACCAGCTGAAAAACGGCATGGACGATACGTATGAAACGCCTGCTGAAAATGACGGCGCTCGTCGTCCAAAATTGTTCGGTAGAACTTTGTTGCCGGTTGGACACGTTGGTGCTGGCGTTGCGTTCAAACTGAGCAACCGCATTAATCTTGCATTGGAAGAGCGTTATACCATTACACGTTCTGATTTGCTTGACGGGCAGCGTTGGGCAGAACAGACTACAGGTCAACCTGTACTTACCAGCGACTACGACAGTTACAACTACTTAACGCTTGGTTTAAACTTCAACATCGGTGCAAAAGCTGTTGAACCGTTGTGGTGGTTAAACCCGCTGGATTATGCTTACCAGGAAATTCGCAAGCCTCGCTTGATGATTCTTCCAAAGCCTGTGTTACCTGATACAGACGGCGACGGCGTAACAGACCAGTTTGACCAGGAAGTAACACCGCAAGGTTGCCCGGTTGATGCGCACGGTGTAAGCCTTGATACAGACGGCGACGGCGTTCCCGATTGCCGCGATAAAGAGAAAATCACCCCGACGGCTTGCCAGCCAGTAGATGCTGACGGCGTAGGCAAATGCCCGGTTGCGTGCCCTGATTCAACTTGTCCAGGATGGAACAAACCTGCCGATTGTGCCGCTGCTTTGGGTAGCTTGCCAAGCCTGACATTCAAAGGCAGTGCAAAAACCCTGAATAACGATCAACGCAGCATGTTGGCCGGTGTTGCTGCTACGCTGCGCAACAATCCCAACTGCCGCATCAACATCCTTGATTATTGCACTGGCAACAAATCGAAGATGGGTGTTGGCCAAAGCAGGGCAGAAGCTGTAAGAAGCTACCTTGTAGAAAGAGAAGGCATCAGCGCTGACCGCATCACGATTATGACCGGTCAGGAAGGTGGCGAGTGCGGAACGATAGACATTAAAGGCGCACAATAA
- a CDS encoding polyprenyl synthetase family protein yields MKLPLSLIEAELALFEKKFKDAAKSRVSMLDRIMGYVVKRKGKQIRPMFVFLSAKLCGQVNDSTYRAASLVELLHTATLVHDDVVDDSLERRGFFSVYALWKNKASVLIGDYLLAKGLLLSLDNNDFEILKILSEAVRCMSEGELLQMEKSRSLNIDEETYFEIIKNKTASLLSSACGAGAWSVSGNVELTEKMKAFGEKVGMAFQIKDDLFDYTSNNIGKPTGNDIKEKKLTLPLIYTLNKIDKQTRRELIYIVKNENTRKSKIAYVAEVVRKSGGIDYTVGKMNEFKQQALTILHGFPPSPIRDGFEELVNFVTDRKY; encoded by the coding sequence ATGAAATTACCCCTCAGTCTAATTGAAGCAGAATTAGCCCTTTTCGAGAAGAAATTTAAAGATGCTGCGAAGAGTCGTGTTTCAATGCTTGACCGCATTATGGGGTATGTGGTTAAGCGCAAGGGAAAGCAGATACGGCCGATGTTTGTGTTTTTATCGGCCAAACTTTGCGGCCAGGTCAACGACTCAACTTACCGCGCCGCATCACTGGTTGAGCTCTTGCATACGGCTACACTTGTACACGATGATGTAGTAGATGATTCGCTGGAACGCAGAGGCTTTTTTTCGGTGTATGCTTTGTGGAAAAATAAAGCCTCGGTACTCATCGGTGATTACTTGCTGGCCAAAGGACTGTTGCTTTCGTTGGACAACAATGACTTTGAAATCCTCAAAATTTTGTCCGAAGCCGTGCGCTGCATGAGCGAAGGCGAACTGTTGCAAATGGAAAAGTCCCGTTCCTTGAACATTGACGAGGAAACTTATTTTGAGATCATCAAAAACAAAACGGCCTCCCTGCTTTCTTCGGCCTGCGGGGCCGGGGCCTGGTCGGTGTCAGGAAACGTTGAACTCACTGAAAAAATGAAGGCTTTTGGCGAAAAGGTCGGAATGGCCTTTCAAATCAAAGACGATCTGTTTGATTACACTTCAAACAACATCGGCAAACCAACGGGCAATGACATCAAAGAAAAAAAACTAACCTTGCCTTTGATTTACACACTTAACAAGATTGACAAGCAAACCCGGCGCGAACTGATTTACATTGTAAAAAACGAGAACACACGCAAATCAAAAATTGCTTACGTTGCCGAGGTGGTGCGAAAATCGGGTGGCATTGATTACACCGTTGGCAAAATGAACGAGTTTAAGCAGCAGGCCTTAACGATCCTGCACGGCTTTCCGCCTTCACCAATCCGGGATGGTTTTGAAGAACTGGTGAATTTTGTAACCGACCGAAAATATTAA
- a CDS encoding DUF4296 domain-containing protein, with translation MRFLFLSLFFLFSCSGEVPKGVLPPKKMEAVLYDVIRADEWVDFASLQDSTFRKFSKRTALYDSVFRLHSISKDDYRKSMSFYQGRPDLLKEILGSLKAKSDTALKRLNDTTKHL, from the coding sequence ATGCGCTTTCTTTTCCTCTCTCTCTTTTTTCTTTTTTCTTGTTCGGGTGAAGTGCCAAAAGGTGTGCTGCCGCCGAAAAAGATGGAAGCCGTTTTGTACGATGTGATTCGCGCCGACGAGTGGGTTGATTTTGCCAGCCTGCAGGATTCAACCTTTCGGAAGTTTTCGAAGCGAACGGCTTTATACGATTCTGTTTTCCGCCTTCATTCCATCAGCAAAGACGACTACCGCAAAAGCATGTCCTTTTACCAAGGCCGTCCCGATCTTTTGAAAGAAATTCTTGGTTCGCTGAAAGCCAAATCCGACACAGCTTTAAAGCGATTGAACGACACAACGAAACATCTGTAA
- a CDS encoding SGNH/GDSL hydrolase family protein yields MKRLFFLLGVFFLFVSFTKKEVTWVAIGDSITYLNDHQAETGNRITKGYMTRVVEKLPNIHFINQGHNGWTAVRIAENIEKLGLVKADVYSVFLGTNDWWHGGRLGTFADYQNNTGMATVYGSFRVIVNKLRNLNSQAKIILITPMQRSDFVYINNPKNNAYGSYKPKDGQTLEQFAAAVDSVGKYEGFKIVDLYHKKGMDVKHLVKFKRLKDPQTGEYKNYPYPDYANVPFNPETDEYPYPVEAIDVTYDGLHPSDKGFAIISKALVKIMKKY; encoded by the coding sequence ATGAAAAGACTGTTTTTCCTGCTCGGTGTTTTCTTTCTGTTTGTTTCGTTTACCAAAAAAGAAGTAACGTGGGTTGCCATCGGCGATTCCATTACTTATTTGAACGATCACCAGGCTGAAACAGGCAACCGCATTACCAAAGGTTACATGACAAGAGTGGTGGAAAAACTTCCGAACATACATTTCATTAACCAGGGACACAACGGCTGGACGGCTGTGCGAATAGCGGAAAACATTGAAAAATTGGGATTGGTAAAAGCCGATGTTTACTCCGTGTTTCTGGGCACCAACGATTGGTGGCACGGTGGCCGGTTGGGAACCTTTGCCGATTATCAAAACAATACAGGAATGGCTACGGTTTACGGTTCCTTTCGTGTGATTGTCAACAAACTTCGAAACCTGAATAGCCAAGCCAAAATTATTCTCATCACGCCCATGCAGCGAAGCGATTTTGTTTACATTAATAATCCGAAGAACAACGCTTACGGGTCATACAAACCCAAAGACGGGCAAACCCTGGAGCAGTTTGCCGCAGCCGTTGACAGCGTTGGCAAGTACGAAGGTTTTAAAATAGTTGACCTTTACCACAAAAAAGGCATGGACGTAAAACACCTTGTCAAATTCAAGCGGCTGAAAGACCCGCAAACCGGTGAGTACAAAAACTATCCTTATCCTGATTATGCCAACGTTCCTTTCAATCCCGAAACTGATGAATATCCTTATCCCGTTGAAGCAATTGACGTAACCTATGATGGTCTTCATCCTTCCGACAAAGGCTTCGCAATAATCAGCAAAGCCTTGGTGAAAATCATGAAGAAATATTGA
- the porD gene encoding type IX secretion system protein PorD has translation MRTFFILVVFFITRIANAQELQAKFTVLANRVSSQVDKKTFQTLQTTLTNFVNNRKWTPDAFQPQEKIRCNFLLNIEQELGNNQYKATLTVQAARPAFNSNYFSPIINFQDNEVVFQYIEFQPVEFNENRVQGNDAMMANLPAVIAYYVNLVVGMDYDSFGLRGGDPYFQKAQYIVNNAPEGGQISGWKAFDGLRNRYKLIEGLVDSRYALMHDAIYAYYRGGLDNFFDKEKEARLSIFNALNYLNTVNRENPNSMILQFFFQGKGNELVKVFSKAEGDLKTQARDLLVKLDVTNTNLYKELR, from the coding sequence ATGAGAACTTTTTTTATTCTTGTTGTCTTTTTCATTACCCGAATTGCCAATGCGCAGGAATTGCAGGCAAAATTTACCGTGCTTGCCAACCGGGTTAGTTCGCAGGTGGATAAGAAGACCTTTCAAACCCTGCAAACCACGCTGACCAATTTTGTGAATAACCGCAAGTGGACGCCGGATGCCTTTCAGCCACAGGAAAAGATCCGCTGCAATTTTTTGCTCAACATCGAACAGGAATTGGGCAACAATCAGTACAAGGCTACGCTAACGGTGCAAGCGGCGCGGCCCGCCTTCAACAGCAATTATTTTTCGCCCATTATAAATTTTCAGGACAACGAAGTGGTGTTTCAATACATCGAATTTCAGCCGGTGGAATTTAACGAGAACCGTGTGCAAGGCAATGATGCAATGATGGCAAACCTACCCGCGGTGATTGCTTATTACGTGAACCTGGTGGTGGGGATGGATTACGATTCGTTTGGGTTGCGCGGCGGCGATCCTTATTTTCAAAAGGCGCAATATATTGTAAACAACGCACCCGAAGGCGGCCAAATCAGCGGCTGGAAAGCCTTTGACGGCTTGCGCAACCGCTACAAACTAATTGAAGGTTTGGTGGACAGTCGTTATGCCTTGATGCACGATGCCATTTACGCTTATTATCGCGGCGGCCTTGATAATTTTTTCGATAAAGAAAAAGAAGCCCGCCTCAGCATCTTCAACGCGTTGAATTATTTGAACACCGTGAACCGCGAAAATCCCAACTCCATGATCCTCCAGTTTTTCTTTCAGGGCAAGGGAAATGAATTGGTAAAAGTGTTCAGTAAAGCTGAAGGCGACCTGAAAACGCAAGCAAGAGATCTGCTGGTAAAACTTGACGTTACCAATACTAATCTTTACAAAGAACTCCGGTAA
- a CDS encoding DNA-directed RNA polymerase subunit omega, with the protein MSLLRRQLSTITTNNIETRDVNELKGKTGNTYESIAVIAKRANQINISLKEELHNKLEEFASHTDSLEEIHENKEQIEISRAYERMPNPALLATSEFMEGKVYYRKNEDADLFS; encoded by the coding sequence ATGAGCCTGCTAAGACGACAACTTAGTACCATTACTACCAATAACATTGAGACTCGTGACGTAAACGAGCTTAAAGGTAAAACCGGTAACACTTACGAGTCCATTGCGGTAATTGCCAAACGGGCAAACCAGATTAATATTTCCCTTAAGGAAGAGTTGCACAACAAGCTTGAAGAGTTTGCCTCGCACACCGACTCCCTGGAAGAAATTCACGAGAACAAGGAGCAAATTGAAATTTCAAGGGCTTACGAACGCATGCCTAACCCGGCTTTGCTGGCAACGTCTGAATTTATGGAAGGCAAAGTTTATTACCGCAAAAACGAAGACGCAGACCTTTTTAGCTAA